A segment of the Methanobacterium petrolearium genome:
TACGTATCCTGCCTTCGCCTTCCCTGAATCTACCCCTAGCTATGGCTGTTTTTCTTTTTCCACTGGTATGAATAACTTTTTTCATAGTTACACTTCCTTTATTCGAACTTTGCTCCCAGTAGTTTGGATATTTTTCCTAGTTCCACTGATTTGGAGATGTTCTTAGGCTGGGCTTCTTTTATTTCATTAATTTCTTCTTTTTCAAATTCTTGGGGGATTCCTACATGAACACGGAGGCCTTTTAGGGCTTCTCTTCCTTTGTGTTGTTTGTGGGGTAGCATTCCCCTTACTGTTCTTCGGAATATGTCATCTGGTCGGCGTGGATATTTTGGCCCCATTCGGCGGGGGTTAGATATACTGGCCCTGTCTACTCTTTGTTTGTATTTTGCGTAGGCCCAGTCCCTGTTACCAGATATTATAATCTTTTCTGCATTCAAAACTGTCACCCGTTCCCCTGCTAAGAGTTTTTTACTGACTGTGCTGGCCAGTCTTCCTAGAACGAGTCCTTCTCCGTCTACGATCATCTGTAACACCTTTATTCAATAATTTTTATTTTGCTTCCCTGTGGATTTTCTTCCACTAAGTGGGTGATGTCCAGGCATTTTCCACCTGCACTTAAAATTTTCTCCACAGCTGTTTGGGAGAAGTCCAGTGCTGCTACTTGAACCTTGTGGTCCAGTGCTCCGCTTCCCAGGACTTTTCCTGGCACCAGCACTGTTTCATCATCACTGGTGTGTCGGTTTATTCTGGAAATATTGACCTCAGCCTGTCTGCGGGTGGGTCTTTCCAGCCTGCGTGCCAGGTCCTTCCAGAGAGGTACCTGTTCCTGGTAGGCTTTTTCTTTGAGGATATTTATGAGTTGGTTAATTTGGGGGTTAGTTTTCATTGTTAACTTCCTCCTTCTTTGAAGGTAATGATTTTATCAGCTTTCCCTGCTAATATGTCGGATGCGCGTGATAGTACTTCTGTTGGAGATAGTGAACCGTCTGTTTCAATATGGAATATGAATTTCCCTTCAGTCACATCTACGGTGATGGCGTCGTTCTGGCAGTCTTTCATGCATGTGCGGCATAGTGAACAGTTTTCCAGGTCAACTACTTTTATGGTTTTCTTCTTTTCATCGTATTCTAAGACTGATCTGGGGCATTCTTCCACACAGTTAAGGCATGCTTCACATTTATCAGCGTCAATGGTGATCTGTGGATAGTATTTGTAAGCGCAACTGGTGGTGGGCTGCCATTTAGCGTGTTCTGCTCCCACCCCTAACTGGGCTATTGCTTCTGCTTCCACTTCTTCTCCTTCTTTGAGTTTGACGAGTGGAATGGTGTCTAATACTGGTTTAAGATTGGGATCTTCTGATTTAAGGTCCCCTGAGTATAATGTTTTTGGTCCTTTGCCCTTCAGTACCAGGGATACGCTACAGCGGGGGCAGTGATCATCACAGTCACAATCGGCTGGAAGTACCAGTGATTCTGCGTCGGTGGTGAGTGGTACCAGTCCCAGTCTGTGGGCTAATGCTTCGTCGAATATTCTTGCATCGTTTTTTAAGATCTCCACGGTTTCAATGGCCATGGTGGGCACTTCCACCATGGAAATCCTGCGCAGGGCATTAACCAGACTAATGTCTGCTCCTTCAATGATGAAGGTTAGCTGGTTATCATCCCTGTTTTTAATTTCTATCTCCATACAAGACACATCACGTTTTTAAACCCTTCTACCCCTTTTACCACCTGGTCTTCCTGTACCATCGTGGGGGATGGGTGTTACATCTTCAATTTTTCCGATTTTGATTCCTGCACGGGCCAGTGCTCGGATGGTTGCCTGTGCTCCAGGTCCAGGTGAGCGTGGTCCGTTTCCTCCAGGGGCTCGTACTTTGATGTGTAGTCCTACAATTCCTTTTTCTTTAACATCATCTGCTGCTCGACTTGCTGCTTCCATTGCTGCGAATGGTGACGATTCCTGTCTGTCGGCTCGGACTACCTTCCCACCAGACCATTGGCTGATGGTTTCTGCTCCGGTAACATCGGTAATGGTGATGATGGTGTTGTTGAAGGATGAGTATACATTGGCTACTCCCCATTTTTCTTTCGCTTTTTCTGCCATGTTATCACCTTATCTTCTTTTTCTCCTTCCTCTTCCTCGGTATGAGTCCCTTTTTGGTCTTTCCTTTTTAGGTTTTTCTTTTTTAGGATTTTCAGGGATTTTAAGTTTTATGACTGCTGAACCAGGGTAGTATCCAACCTGTTCTTCTTCTCCTTTTCTTACCAAGTAACTGGGTGAATTGACCTTTTTGTTGTTCATGGCTATGTGACCATGGACCACGAATACTCTGGCTTCCTTGGCAGTGTATGCTAATCCTTTCTTGTGAACTACGGTCTGTAGTCTTCGGCGTAGAACATCTTCCACTGTGAGATCTAAAACATCTTCCAGTTTGGCTGTTTCAGGTAATATTCCGTATCGGATGAGGCGACCCAGGAGTTGCTGTCTTTCCTGTGCATTGTCCTCACTACTCATACCTAATAATTCCCTGGCATCTCTCCTGTACCTTTTAACCATAGTTTCGGCTTTCCATATTTCTTTCTTGTTTTTCAAGCCGTATTTCTGGGTTAATTTGTTTTCCTGTTTTATGCGGTCTGCATTCCAGGGGTGTGAAGGTGTATCATATTTTTTTCTTGCCTTTCGTGGATGTCCCATGTTATCTTCTCCTCAGGTTTATCCTCTTCTTCTCCTTCTAACTCCAACTGAACCGCCTTTTCTGAAGGTGGATTTGGTTCTCTGACCCCTTACAGGCAGTCCCACTTCGTGTCTTCTGCCTTTGTAGCTTCGGGTTTTCTTCATCCTGTTGAGATCATCCCTTAAGCGCATTAACAGGTCTGATTCTATGAGGTGAGTGGTTTCTCCAGTTTCATAGTCATTTCTACGGTTGAGCATCCACTGGGGGATGTTACATTTCTGGGGATTACGAACAGCTTCTTCTAATCGTAGAACATCTTCATCATGTAAGTATCCTATTTTTTGGTTGGGATCTAAGTCCAAAATAGTGCACAGTGCACCAGATAATGCCTTGCCCACTCCTCTTATATCGGTTATGGCGTTGACAATGGTCTTGTTCCCGTCTACGTCTTTACGGGCGATCCGAACCATGTGTTTGAAATCTTCTTCCATCGAGGTTTCCTCCATTTATATCCATGTTTATTTTTGTTTGAGAGTTTTTTGCGCGGATCATCAGTCCCCATCTGTTAGGATGGTCTGAAACTTTTGCTCAACTCACTCTTTTTTAATTGATTTCTTA
Coding sequences within it:
- a CDS encoding DNA-directed RNA polymerase subunit D; this translates as MEIEIKNRDDNQLTFIIEGADISLVNALRRISMVEVPTMAIETVEILKNDARIFDEALAHRLGLVPLTTDAESLVLPADCDCDDHCPRCSVSLVLKGKGPKTLYSGDLKSEDPNLKPVLDTIPLVKLKEGEEVEAEAIAQLGVGAEHAKWQPTTSCAYKYYPQITIDADKCEACLNCVEECPRSVLEYDEKKKTIKVVDLENCSLCRTCMKDCQNDAITVDVTEGKFIFHIETDGSLSPTEVLSRASDILAGKADKIITFKEGGS
- a CDS encoding 30S ribosomal protein S13, which produces MEEDFKHMVRIARKDVDGNKTIVNAITDIRGVGKALSGALCTILDLDPNQKIGYLHDEDVLRLEEAVRNPQKCNIPQWMLNRRNDYETGETTHLIESDLLMRLRDDLNRMKKTRSYKGRRHEVGLPVRGQRTKSTFRKGGSVGVRRRRRG
- a CDS encoding 50S ribosomal protein L13 yields the protein MIVDGEGLVLGRLASTVSKKLLAGERVTVLNAEKIIISGNRDWAYAKYKQRVDRASISNPRRMGPKYPRRPDDIFRRTVRGMLPHKQHKGREALKGLRVHVGIPQEFEKEEINEIKEAQPKNISKSVELGKISKLLGAKFE
- a CDS encoding 30S ribosomal protein S11, translating into MAEKAKEKWGVANVYSSFNNTIITITDVTGAETISQWSGGKVVRADRQESSPFAAMEAASRAADDVKEKGIVGLHIKVRAPGGNGPRSPGPGAQATIRALARAGIKIGKIEDVTPIPHDGTGRPGGKRGRRV
- a CDS encoding 50S ribosomal protein L18e; this translates as MKTNPQINQLINILKEKAYQEQVPLWKDLARRLERPTRRQAEVNISRINRHTSDDETVLVPGKVLGSGALDHKVQVAALDFSQTAVEKILSAGGKCLDITHLVEENPQGSKIKIIE
- a CDS encoding 30S ribosomal protein S4; amino-acid sequence: MGHPRKARKKYDTPSHPWNADRIKQENKLTQKYGLKNKKEIWKAETMVKRYRRDARELLGMSSEDNAQERQQLLGRLIRYGILPETAKLEDVLDLTVEDVLRRRLQTVVHKKGLAYTAKEARVFVVHGHIAMNNKKVNSPSYLVRKGEEEQVGYYPGSAVIKLKIPENPKKEKPKKERPKRDSYRGRGRRKRR